Within the Equus przewalskii isolate Varuska chromosome 1, EquPr2, whole genome shotgun sequence genome, the region TATGAGATCATGTCCCTCCTCTGCATAAGATTCCCCAGTGACTTTTTCAATTCAGAGGAAATCCTTATCAGGACTCACAAAGGTCCTGTACCACGTGACCCTGGCTGCTTCTGACTCCCCGGCCACTCTCCCCCTTTCTTGCTCTGCTGGAGCCACCCTACCTTCCTTGAGGCTCAGACAAGCCAGGCATTGTCTTTGCTGTTCTCCCTGCTTGGGGTTCTCCCCACACATAGCTGCAGGTACATCCATCACTTCATATCAGACTGGTCAGTTTCCCTCAGAGCGCCCTTGCCTGGCACCGTGATCCTGCCCTCACCAGCAAGCACTCTATTCCTTtcccttgctttgtttttctagATAATATGTTTAAACCCTTGACACAggtattttgtctgttttccccaCTAAAATGTAAGTTTTAGGAAAGCAGTATCTGTTTTGTTCCTTACTGTATATCCTGATCCtagaacagcatctggcacatagtaggtacccaAGGATATCTTTTGAATATAAgtgttgggttttttaaaaaagccagagaaaaataCTGGAGAAAAGTGCTTTCACATCAGTTTTAGCTGCTTTTAATTGATTTGTGCTTGTTATCATAGGATATAAGTATCTActaacatttcttattttaaaaaaagtaagcgtaaattgtttttaattggtTTGGACTCTTCTAATGTTGATAATTTATAGGAGAACCCTTATGAATGGAGAAAATACGGAAATTACTAAATACAGTTgaaatagtatataaaaatatgtaaataaaatgtagGCATTTCCATTTTGAGTAGATATGTTCCTATCtgagagttttcttttgttgtccaTCTCCCAGTGGGAGCGGGCGAAGTGGCCAACTTTGCTGCATATGCCTTTGCACCAGCCACCCTAGTGACTCCATTAGGAGCTCTCAGCGTCCTAGTAAGGTAAGGGACTGTGCTTCATGTGTCGAAACAGCGGGCAGTGTTGTAGTCCCTAAAGAGTGTTCAGTACCATCTAATTACACATGTTCagaatcatttacatttaaacaaCCTTGAGAACTTTTTTTCTAATGCTGTGTagtaatttgcttttaaaaagttatcttctGTGCATGGGCAAACTGTCAGTTTGTGCAGAAAATGCCCTTGTGTGTTGTCTTGTATTCAGAGCCAGCACTAGTTCTgctttgatttcaattttttttaattccaaagttACACTTGTCACATTTATCATTTGACACATGTACATTTGGTAGGTGGGGTTTGGTGCTGAATAGATTACTATACTACAGAAAATCACGCATTGGGGCAGGGTTATGTGCCCCTGAAGACTGGCTTGGGGTCCTTGTTTGGAACGAGCAGTCCAAGACTTAATCCTATTTCTGGTATTTCAATGATTAGCCCAAAAGCTAAGCCCAGACTAAAGTCTGGATTTTGGTTACTATTCCCAAGTTGATTGCTAGGTAGGTATTGTTTTTTCAAGATAGCATGTATAAAAAacaatattatatgtaaattatgcaATTTTTCAagatactatattatatatactatataaagatatattttggtACTTGTCTTTTACCcttaattttctctatattttgccATTATGTTTATAGggttatactttatttttttttaagacttggATAAAACTAGCTATGAAACATTGAAATGATAATTTAATTAATAGGCAAAttatatagaattaaatgaacatGTAAGAAGGATACATCAACCAGTAGGGATAAATTAAAGTTGAGCAAATTTTAAGCATTGGTTTGGATGTAGATTCTTAATTAGGATATAAATTTGTACCATAGTTCCATTTATTCTAAATTTCATATTGATTTCCTACAGTAGAGAGATGGTGACTATACTGGTTTTTGTATGATGAAGCAGATGgttctcttagaaactttcactTTATGATTGTGCATTTTCTTTAGCTTGGCTAAAGAATCTTTATAAGctcattgttttagttttcagtaATTTAAATTCTgagttgttttaatatttaaaatgagaaaaatagctGATTATTTTAATGTTCTCCACCTTCCCCCCATTTTAGTGCCATTCTTTCTTCATACTTTCTAAATGAAAGACTTAATCTTCATGGGAAAATTGGATGTTTGCTAAGTATTCTAGGATCTACAGTTATGGTCATTCATGCTCCAAAAGAAGAGGAGATTGAGACTTTAAATGAAATGTCTCACAAACTAGGGGATCcaggtaagaaaaaagaaaagctttattaTTAGTCttacaatattttactttttaatttagtttttgttttaatccaaaTTTTATGTGCATCTAAAGAGGCAAATTATTCTACATggcttattatgaaaaataagttGTTCTCCTCTGCCAGCTCCTAACCCcttgtttcttttgctctttaATGACGTGTCTCTAAATGTGTTTATACCAATACTACTTCTTGGCTTTAGGCATTATCTATTATATCTGTTACCTGTTGAATctatttagttttgtttaaatGATTTGTTTACATTATTATCACTACTTTTATTCTCTCGGCTTAGACATAATACATTatgattacttttcctttctcGTTTGACTTATATTTTTCATGAACTACTAATTATCttgtttgcttagttttctatggATTTATCAGTCCATCTTGAAGCTCTTCCCTAGTGGTCTAATTCTGCTCTCAGTAATTTCACACAGCTTAGGTGTTCTTACAGTCTCATCTCTTATAGATCTCTCTCCGAGAGCATAGTTTGGCCTCAGTCTAGACTGGTATCTTGAGGCTGCCGACACAGTTGTCATCCTGGATTTTCCTCATCAATATCCTGGGGGATCTGcttcactttctgtttcttcttggatCTCTTGTCTCTTGGGTTGACTCCTTCATTTGGTGGAGCCACTCTTGTAGGAGACAAGAAAGGCACAGAAGAGATGAGACTTTTTGAGACCTTGTATATATCAAAATGTCTTTAATCTACTGTGATCACTTGTCTTCTTACTTCCAATATTGCTGCTGAGAAATCACACGTAGTcgatttttcatcttttatacaTGACTGATCTTTTGTCTTTGGAAACCTTTAGGGTGTCCTCTTTGCTGTCATTGTCTGACATTTCCCACTGACATGCCTAGGTATGGGTCAGTTTTTATCCATTGTGCTAGCTACTTAATGGAtctttttaacttgaaaattcaTGCCTTACTCTAGAATTGTGAATTACTCCTTTGatattcttctctgttttctctttgtgaaaTTCTTCTTCTATTGATTGGACCTCCTGAACTAGACTGTGTATTTTCTTACctattttttcctcatatttttaccattttgcCTTTTTGCTCTACCTTCTGGGATATTTCCTCAGTTTTATCTTCAAGCCcttgagtttttatttctgctattatatttttcatttccaagagcttacttttgttttttgatattttatttttttgttgtagcAGAAAACACATAACATGTAGTTCACACTCCCAGCAGTTTGCATatgtacagtacagtattgtcaGCCACATGCATGGTATCGTGCAGCAGGTCCCTGGAGAGtcttagttattttaaagtttttgcaaACTTCAATATCAGGATTATTTGTGGGCCTGTTTCTatgatctgttttttcttttgttttcagtcaTTTAGTTTTGTATTTTGGCAGTTTTGATTGAATGTTGGACATAgtatattaaaaagtataaaggctctaagtgattttttttacttCAGAGAGCTTAAGTTTCTTCTGGCAGGTAAGAGTACAGCAGCCTTCAACGTGAAGTGTTGTTTAAAGCTTTGTTGGGGCcactttgcatttttcctttatttttggtcCTAGCCTTTCTCGCTCTCAACTGATAGCCTGGAATGTTTACTTGGACCCTCCACCTCAGCGAGCTGTGAAAGCCAGTGTCTGTCTCAGCACCCTGAGACTGTGGGCCTTTTGCTGAGCCCTCTGGTCTCCTTACCAGGCCTTCCACTTGGCTCCTCTGATGTACGTATGTACAGCTTCTGTCCCCACGAATGCCTTAAGGGGAATAGCACACAGAAATGTAGCCTCATGTCTCTTCAGTTCCGTCCTTTCTGGAGTCCTGGTCCATTTTGTCCCAATTGCTTAGGCAGCCCAAAattccagcatttttttttttttttttacctagtcTAGCGAAACTTCCACAAGCCCCAAGTCACCACTTTCTGCTGGCTTTTATGTCCATCCTTACTCTCTGCTCTGGAATTGGCACTTGCCTCAAGGGAAAATGTAGAGGTGAATGTTGGCCTAACCTCAGagtgcttcctttttctccagatTCTCCCAAGTTCTGGCTGCTTTGATTGCTCTGGTATTTTACCATTGTCTCTCTGAGGATGTTAATGgtggtttttattgtttttgtgggATGGTGATTTATCTGTTTTGAAGTTTTCCTCTGTCTACATGGAGCAAACAGAggctttgcttttttctgtttgttttggtgcTTTTCTTGGTGATCCCTGGCTGCCTTCTGAAAATCAGGCTGGTCAGATTCCCAGCAAGGTCTGCTGCTTGGCTGCCGGCATCCTGGGAGTTGGTGGGAACCAGGGAGTTAATGTCATAGACGTATGCCTTACCCCAGCCCCCTATTTTTGTGCAGCACCGACATACTCAGCTGGCTCAGAGTCCTCCAGTTCGCTGTGGGAGGGGGAAAAGTCACTCAGATGTCTAGAACTGGTCAGGGATCTGGGGTCTCATTGCTTATTGAATGGATTTTCAGCCAGGCTTTGTTTTAAGTCTCCCCTTCACCCTACTTCCAGAGGTTCTTTGGAGCATTGTGTTCTGCAAACTGAGCCACTTTCTAATCTTTAATCAGTGCTGATATGGGATTCAGCTTTCTTAAAGGTGCTCTATCAGTTATTAGTTATCTTCTGCTTTCTGGCTTCCATAACATGTTGCTATCATCTCCTTACCtgttcttgtttttgtgtgttttcttctttaaaaattctattactatttattttattagtagAGTTTGAGGAGCAGAGTATATGTATGTGacttccatgcctcagtttcctcatcttaaaatgcAGATGATAGTATCTGTTATTACAGgggagttgtgagaattaaataagttaatcaGTGCAAATTGCTGAGAGAAGTGCCAGGTCCACAGTGCTACCCTGTTGTCAGCCATTATCGTGCTGGGTTCTGTTCTCCACATTCAACCAGAACTCCAACAGTATTCAAGTTTTGTTTACTGATTTGCTCTTAATCCCTAGATGTCTAAAAAGTTTACCTGCTTTTGGGACAAATTTGATTTGTAACTCTTGTTCTTTTTCAGTGGCTATAAGTTGTTGAGCATTCAAGGTCATCTCGTGATTTCTCTCAAGTTTCTGATTGTTCTCTTGTATCTGTCCTTGGAGTTAGTGCACTCCAGTGAGTGGGGAGTAGTGAGATgcctgatttcattttctttgatagAATTATCATGAGGCCTAAAAtgctactttaaaaatgttagtgATATAACAATTTGTGAATGTGAAGCATAGTTTAATCTTCCAGTGTGTACATCTAACTAAATTTTTATGAGTGTGCTTTTGCTGGGGCAGCAAAAGAAAGCTGATTTTTATGTTAGGGCCACACCTGTTCTCCTTCCTAttgagttaatattttgttttggattctcagttttcttttggtACTTAAATATTTGACTAAATATAACTTTACTTTGCCTCCTCCAGGTTTTGTGGTCTTTGCAACACTTGTGGTCATTGTATCCTTGATATTAATCTTCGTGGTGGGACCTCGCCATGGACAGACAAACATTCTTGTGTATATAACAATCTGCTCTGTCATTGGAGCGTTTTCTGTCTCCTGTGTTAAGGGCCTGGGTATTGCTATCAAAGAGCTGTTTGCTGGAAAGCCTGTACTGCGACATCCCCTGGCCTGGATTCTGCTGTTGAGCCTTATAGTCTGTGTGAGCACACAGATTAATTACCTGAACAGGGCCCTGGACATATTCAACACTTCCATCGTGAC harbors:
- the NIPA2 gene encoding magnesium transporter NIPA2 — translated: MSQGHGKYDFYIGLGLAMSSSIFIGGSFILKKKGLLRLARKGSMRAGQGGHAYLKEWLWWAGLLSMGAGEVANFAAYAFAPATLVTPLGALSVLVSAILSSYFLNERLNLHGKIGCLLSILGSTVMVIHAPKEEEIETLNEMSHKLGDPGFVVFATLVVIVSLILIFVVGPRHGQTNILVYITICSVIGAFSVSCVKGLGIAIKELFAGKPVLRHPLAWILLLSLIVCVSTQINYLNRALDIFNTSIVTPIYYVFFTTSVLTCSAILFKEWQDMPVDDVIGTLSGFFTIIVGIFLLHAFKDVSFSLASLPVSLRKDEKAVNGNLSNMYEVLNNNEESLTCGIEQHTSENISRRNGNLTAF